In one Carassius carassius chromosome 14, fCarCar2.1, whole genome shotgun sequence genomic region, the following are encoded:
- the LOC132157596 gene encoding E3 ubiquitin-protein ligase TRIM39, producing MQKNNQDHLMRQREAIRCRLKKLNGKQNGIKSKSSAMRESIVKKYEEMRRVLEEDCRITLSLLEMEETAAVRALDSLIEANWVLLRDIEVQLNEGMMDSEKQLCDRVTMYEDRMLELLTATDPGLINLDEAKSDQLLGFTNNLLLFIRSQIPNAKRLLKSYSSEVVLDPSTAHPKLIISLIINSKPIRIWRS from the exons atgcagaaaaataaCCAAGATCATCTCATGAGGCAAAGGGAAGCGATCCGATGCAGACTGAAGAAACTGAATGGCAAGCAAAACGGAATCAAA TCAAAGTCCTCTGCAATGAGAGAAAGTATAGTGAAGAAGTATGAAGAGATGCGGAGAGTTCTGGAGGAGGACTGTAGGATCACTCTGTCCCTGCTGGAGATGGAGGAGACGGCTGCGGTCCGAGCGCTGGACAGCCTCATTGAGGCAAACTGGGTCCTCCTGCGAGACATTGAGGTTCAGCTGAATGAAGGGATGATGGACAGTGAAAAACAGCTTTGTGACAGG gtCACAATGTATGAGGACAG GATGCTGGAATTGCTAACAGCGACAGACCCAGGTCTCATAAATCTTGATGAGGCTAAATCAGATCAGCTACTGGGCTTCACCAACAATTTACTACTGTTTATCCGCTCACAGATCCCCAACGCTAAGAGGCTGCTGAAGAGCT ATTCCTCAGAAGTGGTCTTGGACCCTTCCACTGCCCACCCTAAGCTGATTATTTCTCTGATTATAAACTCGAAGCCTATTAGGATCTGGCGATCCTAA